The Nocardia higoensis region CGGGCATCCTGATCGCGCCGCACATCCTGGTGCACGTCGACGAGGGCCGTACCCGGGTGCTGACCGGCGTACTGCTGATCGTGGTGCTGGTGATCGTGGGCGAGGTGGCGGGCATGGTGCTCGGCCGCGCGGCCCGCAGCGGCATGCACCATCCGTTCACCCGCAGCGTCGACAGCGCCGTCGGCGCGGTGTTGCAGGCGGTCGCGGTGCTGGTCACCGCCTGGCTGCTGGCTCTGCCGCTGGCCACCTCCTCACAGCCGGCGATCGCCTCGGCCATCAACGGTTCGCGGGTGCTCGCCGATGTCAACGACGTCGCGCCGAACTGGTTGCGCAAAGTGCCCAACGAGTTCTCCCGGCTGCTGAACACCTCCGGCCTGCCGGATGTGATCGGCCCGTTCGGCCGGGCACCGATCGCCGCGGTCGAACCGCCGGATCCGAGTGTGCTGGCCAGCCCGGTCGCGGCCTCGCTCCAGCAGAGCGTCCTGCGCATCCGCGGTGTCGCGCCCAGTTGTCAGCGTGCCCTGGAGGGCTCGGGTTTCGTCATCGCGACGGAGCGGGTGATGACCAACGCGCACGTGGTCGCCGGAACGACCAGCGTGACCGTCGATACCGCGCGCGGACCGCTGGATGCCCAGGTGGTGCTGTTCGATCCGTCGAAGGACGTCGCGGTGCTCGCGGTGCCCGGCCTGCCCTCGCCGGTGGTGCCGCAGGCCCCGCGGGACGCGGAATCCGGCGACAGTGCGA contains the following coding sequences:
- a CDS encoding MarP family serine protease, which gives rise to MSSSVWLDVVVLVLALAAATSGWRQGAVASALAFLGVVLGAVAGILIAPHILVHVDEGRTRVLTGVLLIVVLVIVGEVAGMVLGRAARSGMHHPFTRSVDSAVGAVLQAVAVLVTAWLLALPLATSSQPAIASAINGSRVLADVNDVAPNWLRKVPNEFSRLLNTSGLPDVIGPFGRAPIAAVEPPDPSVLASPVAASLQQSVLRIRGVAPSCQRALEGSGFVIATERVMTNAHVVAGTTSVTVDTARGPLDAQVVLFDPSKDVAVLAVPGLPSPVVPQAPRDAESGDSAIVLGYPGGGPYTASAARIRETLDLTGPTIYRNGTVEREVYTVRGLVRAGNSGGPLVDTQGQVLGVVFGAAVTDDDTGYVLTLDEVRTELDAAAGAANEVDTGACVLS